From a single Novosphingobium sp. 9U genomic region:
- a CDS encoding MaoC family dehydratase, with protein sequence MAGLWFDDLTIGQTFQHDIRRTVTETDNLLFSTLTHNPALLHLDAEYMKTTDYGRILVNSTFTLGLMVGVSIGDTTLGTAVANLGWDEVRFPAPVFIGDTLRVETEVIDLRESKSRPTAGIVTFAHRAYNQDGKLVASCKRSGMQMKKPA encoded by the coding sequence ATGGCCGGCTTGTGGTTCGATGACCTGACGATCGGACAGACCTTTCAGCACGACATTCGCCGGACTGTGACCGAGACGGACAACCTCCTGTTCTCGACGCTGACTCACAACCCGGCGCTGCTGCACCTCGATGCCGAGTACATGAAGACGACCGACTACGGCCGCATTCTCGTGAACTCGACGTTCACGCTGGGGCTGATGGTGGGCGTCTCTATCGGCGACACGACGCTGGGCACCGCGGTGGCTAACCTCGGCTGGGACGAAGTGCGCTTCCCCGCGCCGGTGTTCATCGGCGACACGCTGCGGGTCGAGACCGAGGTGATCGACTTGCGCGAATCCAAGAGCCGGCCGACTGCGGGCATCGTCACCTTCGCGCACCGTGCCTACAACCAGGACGGCAAGCTGGTTGCCTCGTGCAAGCGCAGCGGGATGCAGATGAAGAAGCCAGCATGA
- a CDS encoding 3-oxoacyl-[acyl-carrier-protein] synthase III C-terminal domain-containing protein gives MSDFGITAFGAYVPRLRLDRGAIAAAHKWMAPSLKGLAKGSRAFCNWDEDTITMAVEAGRDALRDRDRSTLTALGFASTRAPYADLQASAIIGGALDLPHTVRTIDSGLGQRAGTSGLLAALKTGEPSLFIASDAPLGRPASTQEIGYGAGAAAFVLGTENVAARLVGAGSVAATFVSHFRDEGESFEYHWEERWVRDEGYAKLVPPAVKAALEQAGIGIAEVTHLAMPSPLRNIAVATAKQIGFAGEQVDNLDDGCGYAGSAHATLMLARALETAEAGDRVLVISFGQGVDALVFEVTEAITQARPERGVAGSLANGLMTDSYLRMLSFQGGIEPEWGMRAEKSAKTALTEQYRTADQVEGFKAGHCGECGTIQFPQLQYCVNCHAPKEQFDSVSLIDQPAKVMTHTADWLSYYPSPPLHGGFVQFDNGARLQMEMVDVGPEGLELGASLEMVFRVKEQDRQRGYNRYFWKAVPKLGGEKD, from the coding sequence ATGAGCGATTTCGGTATCACTGCCTTTGGCGCCTATGTCCCACGCCTGCGGCTCGATCGAGGCGCGATTGCTGCCGCGCACAAGTGGATGGCGCCAAGCTTGAAAGGCCTGGCCAAGGGCTCACGCGCATTCTGCAACTGGGACGAGGACACCATCACCATGGCGGTCGAGGCGGGGCGCGATGCTTTGCGTGATCGCGATCGCTCGACGCTGACGGCGCTGGGCTTCGCGTCCACGCGCGCCCCTTACGCTGACCTGCAAGCGAGCGCGATCATCGGCGGCGCGCTCGACTTGCCGCACACCGTGCGCACGATCGATAGCGGCCTCGGGCAGCGGGCGGGCACCTCCGGTCTGCTCGCGGCGCTTAAGACGGGTGAGCCGTCGCTGTTCATTGCGTCCGATGCCCCGCTTGGCCGTCCGGCGAGCACGCAGGAGATCGGCTACGGTGCGGGGGCTGCAGCCTTCGTGCTCGGCACCGAGAACGTCGCGGCGCGCCTTGTCGGGGCAGGCAGCGTGGCGGCGACTTTCGTCTCGCATTTTCGCGACGAAGGCGAGAGCTTCGAGTACCACTGGGAGGAGCGCTGGGTCCGCGACGAGGGCTATGCCAAGCTCGTGCCCCCTGCGGTCAAGGCAGCCCTGGAGCAGGCGGGCATCGGCATCGCCGAGGTCACGCACCTCGCCATGCCTTCGCCGCTGCGCAACATTGCCGTCGCCACTGCCAAGCAGATCGGCTTTGCCGGCGAGCAGGTCGACAACTTGGATGACGGCTGCGGCTATGCCGGCAGCGCCCATGCCACGCTTATGCTGGCGCGCGCGCTGGAGACGGCTGAGGCGGGTGACCGCGTGCTGGTGATCAGCTTTGGGCAGGGCGTCGATGCGCTGGTGTTCGAAGTCACGGAGGCTATCACGCAGGCGCGGCCGGAGCGTGGCGTCGCGGGTTCGTTGGCTAACGGCCTGATGACGGATTCGTACCTGCGCATGCTCAGTTTTCAAGGCGGGATAGAGCCCGAATGGGGCATGCGCGCCGAGAAGAGCGCCAAGACCGCTCTGACCGAGCAGTATCGCACTGCCGATCAGGTCGAGGGCTTCAAGGCCGGGCACTGCGGCGAGTGCGGAACGATCCAATTTCCGCAGCTGCAGTACTGCGTGAACTGCCATGCGCCCAAGGAGCAGTTCGACTCTGTCTCGCTGATCGACCAGCCCGCCAAGGTCATGACCCACACCGCGGACTGGCTTTCCTACTATCCGTCGCCCCCGCTTCACGGCGGCTTCGTGCAGTTCGACAACGGCGCGCGGCTGCAGATGGAGATGGTCGATGTTGGTCCCGAGGGGCTTGAGCTCGGCGCGTCGCTGGAGATGGTGTTCCGCGTCAAAGAGCAGGACCGCCAGCGCGGCTATAATCGCTACTTCTGGAAAGCCGTGCCCAAGCTCGGCGGCGAAAAGGACTGA
- a CDS encoding acetyl-CoA acetyltransferase, producing MATGIKDKVAIIGAGCSKFGERWDKGSPELMAEAFEEALADAGIERNQIEAAWFGCYGDAINVGNSSIPAAIALRLDGIPVSRMENMCATGTEALRGATYAVASGAVDVALAIGAEKLKDTGYGGLPPAFKGTFNDLWMPMVSAPAGFAPLADGYRTKYQISKEDLKRAIAHVSWKSHQNGVHSPKAHFQKAVSMETILNAPMIADPLGLYDCSGVSDGAACAIVTTPEIARALGKTDIVSIKSLQISTSSGRETQMSDWDGSYVPNTRNAAKRAYAEAGITDPKSQLSLTEVHDCFSITELVTMEDLGLSDDGQAVRDVLDGKFDRDGAIPCQIDGGLKCFGHPIGASGLRMAYEVYTQLLGRAGARQLSNPSMGLTHNLGGVPYQGVAAISILGLL from the coding sequence GTGGCCACGGGTATCAAGGACAAGGTCGCCATTATCGGCGCTGGCTGCTCCAAGTTCGGGGAGCGCTGGGACAAGGGCTCGCCCGAGCTCATGGCCGAGGCGTTTGAGGAAGCGCTGGCCGACGCCGGCATCGAGCGCAACCAGATCGAGGCTGCGTGGTTCGGCTGCTACGGCGACGCCATCAATGTCGGCAATAGCTCGATCCCGGCAGCTATCGCGCTGCGCCTGGATGGTATCCCAGTCAGCCGCATGGAGAACATGTGCGCGACTGGCACCGAGGCGCTGCGTGGGGCCACGTACGCCGTCGCCTCCGGCGCGGTCGACGTTGCGCTCGCCATCGGCGCAGAGAAGCTGAAGGACACGGGCTACGGCGGCCTACCGCCCGCCTTCAAGGGGACGTTTAACGACTTGTGGATGCCGATGGTCTCCGCGCCCGCTGGCTTCGCTCCGCTCGCCGATGGCTACCGGACCAAGTACCAGATCTCCAAGGAAGACCTGAAGCGCGCGATTGCCCATGTCAGTTGGAAGAGCCACCAGAACGGGGTGCACAGCCCGAAGGCGCATTTCCAGAAGGCGGTCTCGATGGAGACAATCCTCAACGCGCCGATGATCGCCGATCCGCTGGGATTGTATGACTGCTCGGGCGTGTCGGACGGCGCGGCTTGTGCCATCGTCACCACGCCCGAGATCGCGCGGGCTCTCGGCAAGACGGACATTGTCAGTATCAAGTCGCTGCAGATCTCGACCAGCTCTGGCCGTGAGACGCAGATGAGCGACTGGGATGGCTCTTACGTGCCCAACACGCGCAATGCGGCCAAGCGGGCGTATGCCGAGGCGGGGATCACCGATCCCAAGTCGCAGCTGAGCCTGACCGAGGTGCACGACTGCTTCTCTATAACCGAGCTGGTGACGATGGAGGACCTGGGTCTCTCGGACGACGGCCAGGCCGTAAGGGACGTGCTCGACGGCAAGTTCGACCGCGACGGCGCCATCCCGTGCCAGATCGACGGCGGTCTCAAGTGCTTCGGCCACCCGATCGGCGCATCCGGCCTGCGCATGGCCTATGAAGTCTACACGCAGCTGCTCGGCCGCGCCGGTGCGCGCCAGTTGTCGAACCCGAGCATGGGGCTGACGCACAACCTGGGCGGTGTGCCCTACCAGGGCGTGGCGGCGATCTCGATCCTGGGGCTGCTCTGA
- a CDS encoding thiamine pyrophosphate-dependent dehydrogenase E1 component subunit alpha, with the protein MENYPKPDNDTLLAIYRKASLIRHNDERVIKAMMTGKLMMPYYSVAGQEIIPSALSVNLNDDDKISTIYRGTHDMLAKGFPLKPLWAELAGKVTGSCKGKGGVMHLTHPSSGCMVTTGIVGSSMPIALGMAWAAKLAGKGNVAVANFGDGAANIGAFHESLNLAALWKLPVIFICQNNRYAEHTSFSNSTAVERLSTRAAGYGMPGVTVNGNDVDEMYGAARVAVDRARAGEGPTLIEALTFRFNGHLVGDAAGYIPKEELEAAKANDPVPVLRRRVIEAGAASEAELEAIDNNHKARIEEAYEAALTAEFPPIEEIKRDVYAYELD; encoded by the coding sequence ATGGAAAACTATCCAAAGCCCGACAACGACACGCTGCTGGCGATCTATCGCAAGGCCTCGCTTATCCGACACAACGACGAACGCGTCATCAAGGCGATGATGACCGGCAAGCTGATGATGCCGTACTACTCGGTCGCCGGGCAGGAGATCATCCCCTCCGCGCTCTCCGTCAATCTGAACGACGACGACAAGATCTCGACGATCTATCGCGGCACGCACGACATGCTGGCGAAGGGCTTTCCCTTGAAGCCGCTGTGGGCCGAACTCGCCGGCAAGGTAACCGGCAGCTGCAAGGGTAAGGGCGGCGTCATGCACCTTACCCATCCGTCGAGCGGCTGCATGGTGACCACCGGCATCGTCGGCTCCTCAATGCCGATCGCGCTGGGTATGGCCTGGGCTGCCAAGCTGGCCGGGAAGGGCAACGTCGCTGTGGCCAACTTCGGAGACGGCGCGGCCAACATCGGCGCGTTCCATGAATCGCTCAACCTTGCGGCGCTGTGGAAACTACCCGTGATCTTCATCTGCCAGAACAACCGCTATGCCGAGCACACCAGCTTCAGCAACTCCACTGCAGTGGAGAGGCTCTCCACCCGCGCCGCAGGCTACGGCATGCCAGGCGTGACGGTGAACGGCAACGACGTCGACGAAATGTACGGCGCCGCACGCGTCGCCGTCGATCGTGCCCGCGCTGGGGAAGGCCCGACGCTGATCGAGGCGCTGACCTTCCGCTTCAACGGTCACCTCGTCGGCGACGCAGCCGGCTACATTCCCAAAGAGGAGCTCGAAGCTGCGAAGGCAAACGATCCGGTGCCGGTGCTGCGCCGCCGCGTGATCGAAGCTGGCGCCGCGAGCGAGGCTGAGCTCGAGGCCATCGACAACAATCACAAGGCGCGGATCGAGGAGGCCTACGAAGCGGCGCTGACCGCCGAGTTTCCGCCGATCGAAGAAATTAAACGCGACGTCTACGCGTACGAGCTGGATTGA
- a CDS encoding acyl-CoA dehydrogenase family protein, with protein MIAVAHDSGSFVDRDIFEPEHNAYRDSVRRFVETELQPHHAQWEKDGIVPREAWLKAGEIGMLCPSVPEEYGGIGADFLYSVVMIEEITRANVTGPGFMVHSEMVAPYILAWGSEETKQQWLPRMVTGEVIGALGMTEPGAGSDAKELRTRAERVGDEYVINGQKTYISNGSQCDLIVLACKTDPAAGARGVSLIVVDADQPGFERGRKLEKIGLKAQDTAELFFNDARAPISARLGEEGTGFGMLMTKLAQERLSIGIKGLSACEAALRWTVEYVQERKLFGQTLGGMQNTQFVLAQLCAEVSQGRVMVDWGIRRFLAGKLSAVDASKIKLLATELNGRVVDQCLQFFGGYGYMTEYPIAQAYVDARISRIAGGANEVMRQIIARDMFRKN; from the coding sequence ATGATCGCAGTTGCGCACGACAGCGGAAGCTTCGTCGACCGGGATATCTTTGAGCCCGAGCACAATGCTTATCGTGACTCCGTTCGCCGCTTTGTCGAAACCGAGCTGCAGCCCCATCACGCGCAGTGGGAGAAGGACGGCATCGTGCCGCGCGAGGCATGGCTGAAGGCCGGCGAGATCGGCATGCTGTGTCCCTCGGTTCCCGAGGAGTACGGCGGCATCGGCGCCGACTTCCTCTACAGCGTCGTGATGATCGAGGAGATCACCCGGGCCAACGTTACCGGACCTGGCTTCATGGTCCACTCCGAGATGGTCGCGCCCTACATCCTGGCGTGGGGCAGTGAGGAGACCAAGCAGCAGTGGCTGCCGCGCATGGTCACCGGCGAGGTGATCGGTGCACTCGGCATGACAGAACCCGGTGCCGGCAGCGACGCCAAGGAACTGCGGACGCGGGCCGAGCGAGTTGGCGACGAATACGTCATCAACGGCCAGAAGACCTACATCTCCAACGGCTCGCAGTGCGACCTGATCGTGCTCGCCTGCAAGACCGATCCGGCGGCAGGCGCACGCGGCGTGAGCCTGATCGTCGTCGACGCCGACCAGCCCGGTTTCGAGCGCGGGCGCAAGCTCGAGAAGATCGGTCTGAAGGCGCAGGACACGGCCGAGTTGTTCTTCAACGACGCGCGCGCGCCGATTTCCGCGCGGCTCGGTGAGGAGGGCACCGGTTTCGGCATGCTGATGACCAAACTGGCGCAGGAGCGGTTGTCGATCGGCATCAAGGGCCTCTCGGCCTGCGAAGCGGCGCTGCGCTGGACGGTCGAGTACGTGCAGGAGCGCAAGCTGTTCGGCCAAACGCTGGGCGGTATGCAGAACACCCAGTTCGTTCTCGCCCAACTTTGCGCCGAAGTCAGCCAGGGCCGCGTCATGGTTGACTGGGGCATTCGACGCTTCCTGGCGGGCAAGCTCTCGGCAGTTGACGCCAGCAAGATCAAGTTGCTCGCCACGGAACTGAACGGCCGCGTCGTCGACCAGTGCCTGCAGTTCTTCGGCGGCTATGGCTACATGACCGAATACCCGATCGCGCAGGCTTACGTCGATGCGCGCATCTCGCGCATCGCGGGCGGGGCCAACGAAGTGATGCGCCAAATCATCGCGCGCGACATGTTCCGCAAGAACTGA
- a CDS encoding CoA ester lyase — MSRLRSFLFIPGDSEKKLGKVDESGADAVVLDLEDAVAPANKALARQMVTDFLKARPRAGRTVQLWVRVNPFDTGMTEDDVAAIMVGAPDGIMQPKIDGPDCVAKLSALLDHYEEGQGVPAGSTRILPVSTETPIAPFRLGDFATAGLTRLAGLTWGAEDLSAAMGASTNVGADGKWAFTYQLVRSLTLMAAHAAGVPAYETLYVDFRDDEGLRASCRAARAEGFSGRIAIHPAQVSGINDSFSPSEEEVAFARRVIEAFDAEPNAGTVGIDGKMYDIPHLKAARRTLKAAGA, encoded by the coding sequence ATGAGCCGGCTGCGCTCCTTCCTGTTTATTCCGGGCGACAGCGAGAAGAAGCTCGGCAAGGTCGACGAGAGCGGCGCCGACGCCGTGGTGCTCGACCTTGAGGATGCGGTCGCACCCGCCAATAAGGCGCTCGCGCGGCAGATGGTGACCGACTTCCTCAAGGCGCGCCCACGCGCGGGTCGCACCGTACAGCTGTGGGTACGCGTGAACCCGTTCGACACCGGCATGACCGAGGACGATGTCGCCGCCATCATGGTTGGCGCCCCCGATGGCATCATGCAGCCCAAGATCGACGGTCCGGACTGCGTAGCCAAGCTTTCCGCCTTGCTTGATCACTACGAGGAAGGACAGGGCGTTCCCGCCGGATCAACCCGCATTCTGCCGGTTTCCACCGAGACGCCGATTGCGCCATTCCGCCTCGGCGATTTCGCCACAGCCGGTCTCACGCGCCTGGCCGGCCTGACCTGGGGCGCCGAGGACTTGTCGGCGGCGATGGGCGCGAGCACCAATGTCGGCGCCGACGGCAAGTGGGCGTTCACCTACCAACTGGTGCGCTCGCTGACCCTGATGGCGGCACACGCCGCCGGAGTGCCGGCCTATGAGACGCTCTACGTCGACTTCCGCGACGACGAGGGTCTGCGCGCATCGTGCCGCGCGGCGCGGGCCGAGGGATTCTCAGGCCGCATCGCGATCCACCCTGCGCAGGTCTCCGGCATCAATGACAGCTTTTCGCCAAGCGAAGAGGAAGTCGCCTTCGCCCGGCGCGTGATCGAAGCCTTCGATGCCGAGCCCAATGCCGGCACCGTCGGCATCGACGGAAAAATGTACGACATCCCCCACCTAAAGGCCGCGCGCCGCACCCTCAAGGCTGCAGGCGCATGA